One genomic window of Misgurnus anguillicaudatus chromosome 12, ASM2758022v2, whole genome shotgun sequence includes the following:
- the LOC129435039 gene encoding uncharacterized protein produces MQGRAEDDIQATVLQSKKEMAEFSQNGRFWEYHRLLEIFGAANPLASMLEEMEKKGLVVRNIPPIIHEPASYGRRASSTRQAEREMPAEREMPAAVQEPELENDENINEPYQSNGPRWSDDVRVEMAKKGLYKKHSINHDLLKGFDHYLRVDLENRRSKQEVENVARFMYFMDPKEPSLLFVHDVEKVREYFNVLTVTKLAKQTVLNYWKSLKRFMRYTLTSTNLQKEDPSLFSDCKRFMEPLEGICTGMSKKINKELNQKRYHSYGKEKQPSDCVAILDLARADFLEVIEKLQGRKAVSADRLEKNDRLLVLYYLEAIVVLKHLQRPGVVSNMTVEEWQRRRPLQNGCSVAVKEHKTAASQVAEIPLTAEHEHWFSIYFSHIRPVMLQGSGAEGDSTAEGHFFISSTGRPIYNPSNDLVRLHSKYNLTPVSSCDARVAFETAAKNMPEVERNAVARLLGHTPETAEKHYRMRTPADAFLAQRLVEDIAAKASSPGSTSCTSREQRVDEKTAFENLIQSFPVTADGQPPKKPQRQQLCGEHERHCYDRWRSEQLKLRESCALEHFGRRQPSVSGIEAWIQSQGWSSNLPQASIVLSLWEAGQT; encoded by the exons ATGCAGGGCAGGGCTGAGGACGACATCCAAGCCACTGTACTCCAGTCAAAAAAGGAGATGGCTGAGTTCTCCCAGAACGGGCGCTTCTGGGAGTACCACAGACTTCTGGAGATTTTTGGAGCGGCTAATCCTCTTGCCAG tATGTTAGAGGAAATGGAGAAGAAGGGCTTGGTGGTGAGGAACATTCCTCCTATCATTCATGAGCCAGCATCTTATGGTCGGCGTGCTAGTTCCACCAGACAAGCTGAGAGAGAGATGCCAGCTGAGAGAGAGATGCCAGCTGCTGTGCAAGAACCAGAGCTGGAGAACGACGAGAACATCAATGAGCCCTATCAGAG cAATGGGCCACGGTGGAGCGATGATGTCCGGGTGGAGATGGCGAAAAAGGGCCTTTACAAAAAGCACTCCATCAACCATGACCTTCTTAAAGGTTTTGACCACTATTTACGAGTGGACTTGGAAAACCGCAGGAGCAAACAAGAg GTGGAAAATGTAGCGAGGTTCATGTACTTCATGGACCCCAAGGAGCCGAGTCTGTTGTTTGTGCACGACGTGGAGAAGGTGCGGGAGTACTTTAATGTACTCACCGTAACCAAGCTTGCCAAACAAACAGTCTTGAACTACTGGAAAAGTCTCAAGAG GTTCATGAGGTACACCCTCACATCAACCAACCTGCAAAAAGAGGACCCAAGTCTGTTCTCTGATTGTAAACGCTTCATGGAGCCTTTGGAGGGCATATGCACCGGTATGTCTAAGAAGATCAACAAAGAGCTGAACCAGAAAag gTACCATAGTTATGGTAAGGAGAAGCAGCCGTCAGACTGTGTGGCCATTCTGGATCTGGCCCGTGCTGATTTCCTCGAGGTCATCGAGAAACTCCAGGGTCGTAAGGCAGTTTCTGCGGATCGACTGGAAAAGAACGACCGTCTGCTGGTCCTCTACTACCTGGAGGCCATCGTCGTCCTCAAGCACCTACAGCGCCCTGGCGTTGTAAGCAACATGACC gTTGAGGAATGGCAGAGAAGGAGACCCTTACAGAACGGCTGTTCTGTGGCCGTTAAAGAACACAAGACGGCCGCATCGCAAGTGGCAGAAATCCCACTGACTGCTGAACATGAACAT TGGTTTAGCATATACTTCAGTCACATTCGGCCAGTGATGCTCCAGGGATCCGGGGCAGAGGGCGACAGCACAGCAGAGGGCCACTTCTTTATCTCCAGCACGGGAAGGCCCATCTACAACCCCAGCAATGATTTGGTCAGACTCCATTCAAA GTACAACCTTACACCCGTGAGCAGCTGTGATGCCAGGGTGGCCTTTGAGACGGCAGCAAAGAACATGCCAGAGGTAGAACGCAATGCGGTAGCTCGGTTGTTGGGACACACACCGGAGACAGCCGAGAAGCACTACCGGATGAGAACTCCGGCAGACGCTTTCCTGGCGCAACGTCTTGTGGAGGACATTGCTGCCAAAGCGAG TAGTCCTGGATCCACCTCTTGCACCAGCAGAGAGCAGAGGGTGGATGAGAAGACAGCATTTGAAAATCTCATCCAGTCTTTCCCTGTGACTGCAGACGGGCAACCTCCAAAGAAACCTCAACGGCAACAGCTGTGTGGCGAGCACGAGCGGCACTGCTACGACCGCTGGCGTAGTGAGCAGCTGAAGCTGCGTGAATCATGTGCCCTTG AACACTTTGGTCGACGTCAGCCGTCTGTCAGTGGAATTGAGGCCTGGATTCAGAGCCAGGGGTGGTCTTCCAACCTTCCACAGGCTTCCATTGTTCTGAGTCTGTGGGAGGCAGGACAGACATGA